The Gemmatimonadales bacterium region GCATCGAGCACGGTCAGGATAAACAGCGCCTCGAACATGATCGCGAAGTGATACCAGATGCTCAGCAAACGCTCGCCGCCAATCGTGCTGGAAAAAATCTGTGCCATGCCCACTGCGAGTGATGGCGCGCCACCGGCGCGACTCAGAAGCGTCAATTCGCCGACTTTGTGCGCCAAGTCGGTCATCGTTTGACCGGCGAGTGGAAATCCCCAATTGCTGATGGTCGCCGCGGCGGCTTCGGGCGTCGCTCCGACAATTCCAGCTGGGCTGTTGATTGCGAAATAGACGCCTGGCTGCATGGCGCAAGCCGCCACCATTGCCATGACCCCCACAAACGACTCCAGCAACATCGCCCCGTAGCCGATAAAGCGTGCGTGCGTCTCGCGCAGGATCATTTTTGGGGTTGTACCGGACGAAATCAGGGAGTGAAACCCGCTGATCGCACCGCACGCGATGGTGATGAAGCAGAAGGGGAAGAGCGACCCGGCGAACACCGGGCCGGTGCCGTTCACGAATTGGGTCATCGCCGGCAGCTTCATTTCCGGCAACGTCACGACGATCCCGAACGCGAGTCCGGCGATGGTGCCGATCTTGATGAAGGTGGAGAGATAGTCGCGCGGCGCGAGGAGCATCCATACCGGCAGGACCGACGCCACGAAGCCGTAGATCATCAGCCCCCAGGCGATCGTCGTGGCGCTCATCGTGAAGATCGGCGCCAAGG contains the following coding sequences:
- a CDS encoding carbon starvation CstA family protein gives rise to the protein MAALVWFLIAVIGSAGWGMLALHRGETVNAAWLVLAAVGSYLIGYRFYSRFLANKVVKLDDSRVTPAHRFSNGRDFVPTSRWVLFGHHFAAIAGAGPLVGPVLAAQFGYLPGTIWIVVGVIMGGAVQDFVILAASTRRDGKSLGQLAKEEIGPFTGTLAMIAILAIMVILLAVLALVIVKALTASPWGVFTLLCTIPIALLMGFWMRVIRPGHTLEATAGGIALVLLSLVAGRWVAESATLAPIFTMSATTIAWGLMIYGFVASVLPVWMLLAPRDYLSTFIKIGTIAGLAFGIVVTLPEMKLPAMTQFVNGTGPVFAGSLFPFCFITIACGAISGFHSLISSGTTPKMILRETHARFIGYGAMLLESFVGVMAMVAACAMQPGVYFAINSPAGIVGATPEAAAATISNWGFPLAGQTMTDLAHKVGELTLLSRAGGAPSLAVGMAQIFSSTIGGERLLSIWYHFAIMFEALFILTVLDA